From a region of the Haematobia irritans isolate KBUSLIRL chromosome 4, ASM5000362v1, whole genome shotgun sequence genome:
- the LOC142234496 gene encoding uncharacterized protein LOC142234496, which yields MSLQESYNLEKQIIEMFPNEKLHSYRTDRRGKLYVKYNNMKRDQIYQKDRDDVNLHKGSKPVDNIVSEENAKEIIHSLKYDNFDQEQFLKMWQSCANYRIRQIFDEHDSLKDIFKAWPQYKECLGAKLINMDFGVLYKDYTPIFEWETKLISVYNVIKKEKYIKDAGIKSVFDKIDLSNAVSNMSLFMMRLIWCLHGYLYPTAKYVRRDKDGKKTYGKYTIKDSQESSIFLAESFQEVDNHLNFLEKRNENIQPFIFVVGDVNLEDSEYNYYVYLDHAMLHFADFQRALDTCFKSFFIFNLEFPGASNQFWIFVQEYFYDMKSAHTNKFSKILNILNELNYSKNE from the exons ATGTCTTTACAAGAAAGCTATAATttggaaaaacaaataatagaaaTGTTTCCCAATGAGAAACTCCATTCTTACCGCACCGACAGACGTGGAAAGCTATATGTAAAATACAACAACATGAAAAGAGATCAAATTTACCAGAAAGATAGAGATGATGTTAATTTGCACAAGGGATCTAAACCTGTGGATAATATCG tttctgAAGAAAACGCAAAAGAAATAATTCATAGTCTAAAATATGATAATTTCGACcaagaacaatttttgaaaatgtggcaGTCATGCGCGAATTACCGAATACGTCAAATATTTGACGAACACGACAGCCTTAAGGATATATTTAAAGCTTGGCCACAGTATAAAGAGTGTCTTGGAGCAAAGTTG ATTAACATGGACTTCGGAGTACTATATAAGGACTACACACCAATATTCGAATGGGAAACAAAACTAATATCTGTGTATAATGTGATTAAGaaggaaaaatatattaaagatgCTGGAATTAAGTCAGTTTTCGATAAAATTGATCTATCAAACGCAG TCTCAAACATGTCTTTATTTATGATGCGTTTGATTTGGTGCCTACATGGCTACCTGTATCCAACAGCAAAATACGTCCGAAGAGATAAAGATGGAAAGAAAACGTATGGAAAATACACCATAAAAGACTCCCAAGAATCGTCAATATTCCTGGCAGAAAGTTTTCAAGAAGTAGAcaaccatttaaattttttagaaaagagaAATGAGAATATTCAaccatttatttttgttgttggagATGTTAATTTAGAAGATAGTGAATATAATTACTACGTCTATCTAGACCATGCAATGCTGCATTTTGCTGATTTCCAGCGAGCGCTGGATACTTGCTTCAAaagcttttttatatttaatttagaatTCCCCGGGGCATCCAATCAATTTTGGATCTTTGTACAAGAGTACTTTTATGATATGAAATCAGCTCATACaaacaaattttcgaaaatactAAACATTTTGAACGAATTAAATTATAGCAAAAACGAATAA